GGTCAATCCTCGTCCGCTGGCCGGCGCCGCCAGCGGCGATGCATCCAGACCCATTGCTCGGGCCGGCGGCGCACCTGCTCCTCGATCGCTCGGGTGATCGCTGCGGTGGCTTCGGTGGCGTCCGAAGGGAGCTCGAGGGGGGGGTGGAAGGTCACCTTGGGACGACCGTCGGGAAGGCGCTCGGCGAAGGTCGGGACGGTGACGACGCCCGGCCGGAGGGCGATCTTGGCGGCACCTACCGGGGTGAAGGCGAGGCGTCCGAAGAACGGCACGAAGACCCCGTCGACCTTGGTGTCCTGATCGATCAGCATCGCCAGGGCGCCGCCGCGGCGCAGCGTCGTCAACAGCAGACGGGCGGCTCCGGGAGCGCCGCGCTCGATGGTGGCGGAGCCGAAGCGGCGGCGCAGGTCGACCATGATCTGCTGCACGTTGGCCTCGTCGAAGACGCGCGCCACCACCGCCATCTCGAGGCCGCGGCAATTGGCGACCATGGCGAGCGTTTCCCAGTTGCCGCAGTGGCCGCTGACCACCAGGATGGGTTGGCCTGCGGCCTGCAGGGCGGCGATGTGCTCCCAGCCCTCGACCGCGATGAGGGGTTCGAGATCGCCGCAGTCGCGGTGCCGCAGGTGGAGGAGCTCGGCGAGGTTCATCCCCTGGTGCAGGAAGCATTGCTTCGCCAATCTCAGGCGCTCCTTTGCCGAAAGCTCGGGCAGGGCGAGGGCGAGGTGATCGTCGGTGCGGCGCCGGTCGCGTCGGCCGAGGACCCAGGAGAGGCGGCCGAAGATGCGGCCGAAACGCTGCGCGCTCCGCCAAGAGAGGCGGCCGAGGACTGCGCTGAGGGCGATGATCGCGCCGCCGATCAAGCGGGCGCGGATGGGCTTACGGGAGGGCTCAGCCATCGTGCAGGCGCTGCGCCAGCGCGCGCCACCGGTCACCTTCGGACAGGATGAGCTCGATCATCTCGCGAATGGCACCGTGGCCGCCGGCCGCGCTCAGCACCACGTCGACCGCTGCGCGCACCTCAGCGGCGGCGTCGGCGGGGCAGAAGGACAGGCCGCAGCGGCGAATCGCCGGCAGATCCTGGAGGTCGTCCCCGACGTAGGCGACTTGCTCGGCGGTGAGCCCGAGCCGTGCGACGATCTTTTCGAAGGCGGGTCCTTTGTCGGAGCAGCGCGTGACGACCGGATCGAGGCCGAGCTCGTGCACCCGGCGGTCGAGGGCCGGACCACCGCGCCCGGAGAGGATGCCGACTCCCAGGCCCTGTTCCCGAGCCAGCTTGATGGCGAGGCCGTCGCGGACGTGGAAGATCATCGGGTCCTCGCCGCTCCCGACATAGAACAGCCGTCCGTCCGTCAGCACGCCATCGACGTCGAGCAGCAGCCAGCGGAGGGCGCGGGCGCGGCTCGCAAAATCGTCTGCAGAGAGCTTCAAAACAGCTCCAGGCCCCAGAGGTCGTGCAGGTGGACGATGCCGTCGAGGTGACCGTCCTCGGCGGTCACGAAGAGCGAGGTGATGCGGTGGTCTTCCATCTCTTTGAGGGCAGCGGCGGCGAGCTCGTCGCCGCCGATGGTGCGGGGGCCGGGCCGACCGACTTCGACGGCGGTGCGGCCGAGGGGATCGCTGTCCTCGGCCAGCAGCCGGCGCAGATCGCCGTCCGAGATGCAGGCCAGCAGCTTGCCGTCGGCGTCGACGACGGCGGTGATCCCGAGGCCCTTGCGCGACATCTCGTAGATAGCGTCGCGCAGGGCCGCCGAGGCGGTCACCCGCGGCAGATCGTCGCCGGCGTGCATCAGCTCGCGCACCCGCATGAGGCGCTTGCCCAGGCTGCCGGCGGGGTGCAGGCGGGCGAAGTCCTCGGAGGAGAAGCCGCGCGCCTCGAGGAGGGCCATGGCGAGGGCGTCACCGAGGGCGAGGGTGGCGGTGGTCGATGCCGTCGGGGCGAGGTTGAGGGGGCAGGCCTCGCGGTCGATGGCGGCGGAAAGATGAAGGTCGGCGTGCTGCGACAGCGGGCTCTCGGGATTGCCGGTCATGACGATCAGCGGGATGCCGAGGCGCTTGACCGTGCCGACCAAGCGCAACAGCTCCTCGGTGGCGCCGGAGAAGGAGGCGGCGAGCACGACGTCGCCGGGCACGATGACTCCGAGGTCGCCGTGGACCGCTTCCGCCGGATGCAGAAAAAGAGCCGGCGTGCCGGTGGACGACAGGGTGGCGGCGATCTTCTTGAGCACCAGCCCGCTCTTGCCCATGCCGGTGCAGACCACCCGGCCCGGCGCCTGGCGAATCAGCTCGACGGTCTGGTCGAAGCGCTCGTCGAGCTGGTCGATGAGGCCGGCGATGGCGTTGGCCTCGGTGGTGAAGACTTCGCGCGCCACCTCGCGCGGCGGGCGGCCGCGGTGCGGAGCGGGGTTGGTGGATTTGGCGCTCATCGCTCGAAGACTGGCTCGCAGAGGTTTACAGGAGGGCTTCGCGCAAAGCCCGGAGTGAGCCGAGCAGAGCTTCGGCGCGCTCCGGGGCGAGCTGCACTGTGCTGTCCGACAGGGCGTTCTCGGGATCCGGGTGGATTTCCAGGAAGAGGCCGTCGGCACCGGCGGCGACGGCGGCCCGCGCCAGCGGCTCGGCGAATCGCCGGTCGCCGCCGCTTTCCTCGCCGGCGCCGGGAAGTTGCAGCGAATGGGTGACGTCGTAGATCACCGCGATACCGGCCTCGTGGAGCATGGCGAAGCTGCGCATGTCGACCACCAGATTGTTGTAGCCGAAGGAGTAGCCGCGCTCGGTGACGGTGATGCGGTCATTGCCCCGTTGACGGGCCTTGTCGACGGCGCGATGCATATCCGTCGGGGCGATGAACTGTCCCTTCTTCAGATTGACCGCGCGGCCGGTGTCGGCGGCGGCGACGATCAAGTCCGTCTGGCGGCAGAGGAAGGCCGGAATCTGGAGGACGTCGCAGACCTCCGCCACCGGCGCCGCCTGGGCGGGCTCGTGGATATCCGTCAGCAGCGGCAATCCGGTCTCCTCGCCGACCCGTCGCAAAATGCGCAGGCCGGCGTCGAGGCCAACGCCGCGGAAGGAGCCGAGGGAGCTGCGGTTGGCCTTGTCGAAGGAGGCCTTGAAAATCACCGGCAGGGCAAGGCGGCGCGCCATGGCGGCGACCCGATGCGCCGTCTCCAGGGTGCGCTCCTCGCTCTCGATGGCGCACGGTCCGGCGATCACCGGCAGCGGGCCGGGGCCGCCGAGGACGACTCCCGGCGCCAGCTCGACGGGCGCCACCTCGACGGGGGAAACGCTCATCGTCGGTCCGGCGTCACGCCTTCGGCGAGGGCCTTCTCGCCGGCCGATTCGAGGCGCTCCGCGAGGGGCGCCGGTTGGGCTTCCACCGGGGCGCTTTCGGTGACCAGCGGCAGGGCCGCTTCTTCGCCCTCGGCGCGCTGGCGCCGGTCGTGATGCTCGAGGGCGGCTGCGATGTAGGACACGAACAGCGGATGGGGCTCCGTCGGCTTCGACTTGTACTCGGGATGGAACTGACAGCCGAGGTACCAGGGGTGGTCCTCGAGCTCCACCATCTCGACGAACTTGCCGTCCGGCGACAGGCCGGAGACGGTCAGACCGTGGTCGACCAGGGGCTGGAGGTACTTTTGGTTGACCTCGTAGCGGTGCCGATGGCGCTCGCTGATCTGACCCTGGCCGTAGATGCGGTGGGCGTGGGTGCCCTCCTGGAGGTGGCAGGGGTAGGCGCCCAAGCGCATGGTGCCGCCCATCTCTTCGACGCCGAGCAGATCGCGCAGCTTGAAGATGACGGCGTGGTCGGTGTCGGCGTCGAACTCCGACGAGGTGGCGCCCTCGATGCCGCAGACGTTGCGGGCGAACTCGATCACCATGCACTGCATGCCGAGGCAGATGCCGAACATCGGCACTTTGCGCTCGCGGGCGAAGCGCATCGCTCGGATCTTGCCCTCGGTGCCGCGCTGGCCGAAGCCGATCGGCACCAGCAGGCCGTCGACCTCGAAGATCTCCTGCGGCCAGTTGCCGGTCTCGATCTCTTCGGCATTGATGTAGACCAGCTCGACGGCGGCGTCGTTGGCGATGCCGCCGTGGAGCAGTGCCTCGTTGAGGCTCTTGTAGGCGTCCGGCAACTCGACGTACTTGCCGACGATGCCGATGCGCACCCGGTGGTGGGGGTTCTTGATGCGGTTGACCAGCACCTCCCAGCGCGACATGTCGCGCTCGTACTGGGGCAGGTTGAGGAGCTGCAGGATGGTCTCGTCGAGACCCTCGCGGCAGAAGGTCAGCGGCACCTCGTAGATTGAAGGCACATCGACGGCGGCGATCACCTGGTCCGGATCGACGTTGCAGAACAGGGCGATCTTGCGCCGCAGCTCGTCCGGCAGCGGGCGGTCGACGCGGCACAGCAGAACGTCCGCCGAGATGCCGATGGCGCGCAGTTCGCGCACCGAGTGCTGCGTCGGCTTGGTCTTGAGCTCGTCGGCGGCGGCGATGTAGGGCACCAGGGTGAGGTGGAGGTTGATGGCGTTCGACCGCCCGAGCTCCTGGCGGAACTGCCGGATCGCCTCGACGAAGGGCAAGGATTCGATGTCGCCGATGGTGCCGCCGATCTCGACGATCACCACGTCGTGGCCGTCGGCGACCCGCCGCATGGCGTCCTTGATCTCGTCGGTGACGTGGGGAATCACCTGCACCGTCTTGCCGAGGTAATCGCCGCGCCGTTCCTTGTTGATCACCTTTTCGTAGATCTTGCCGGTGGTGTAGTTGTGGCGCTTCGAGGTCACCGTGTGGGTGAAGCGCTCGTAGTGACCGAGGTCGAGGTCGGTCTCGGCACCGTCCTCGGTGACGAAGACCTCGCCGTGCTGGTACGGCGACATGGTGCCCGGATCGACGTTGACGTAGGGGTCGAGCTTCATCATCGTGACGGAGAAGCCGCGGGCCTCCAGGATGGCGCCCACGGAGGCGGCCGCCACGCCCTTGCCGAGGGACGACACCACGCCGCCCGTAACGAAGATGTACTTGGTCGTCATTGTCCTCTCCCTCGATCTTCCAGCGCTCCGGCGGCCGTCGTCGACAGCAGCTCTTCGATGCGCTTCAGGTCGGAGGCCGTATCGACCCCCGGGGCGGCTCCGGCGACTTCCAGCACGCGAATGCGCAGGCCGTTCTCCAGAGCGCGCAGTTGCTCCAGGGACTCACTTCTCTCCAGGGGGCTCGGCGCCAGGCCGGCCAGCTCGAGGAGTGCTTCCCGCTGATATCCGTAGATCCCCAGATGCTTCCGGGGGGTGATCGGTTCCCTATCGTCGTCGTTGGGCCCTCGCCTATAGGGTATCGCAGAGCGGCTGAAGTAGAGGGCGTAGCCGAAGCGGTCGAGAACCACTTTGACGGTGTTGGGATCGTCCAGGTCGCCGGCCTCCGCTGGCGCCGCCAGGGTGGCGATGGGATCGTCCGGTCGGGTCTGCAGGTGGTGCGCCAAGCGGCCGATGGCTCGCGGATCGATCAACGGCTCGTCGCCCTGGACGTTGAGGATTCCGTCTTCCTCCCAGCGGCGCGCCGCCCAGGCGATGCGATCGCTGCCGCTGGCGCAGTCCTCGGGGGTCATCTCGACCTCGCCACCGAAGCTCCGCACCTTGTCGGCGATGCGCTCGTCGTCGGTCAGCACCACCACCCGGGAAAGCTCGGGCACTGCCGCGGCGCGCCGGTAGACGTGCTCGATCATCGTCTTGCCGGCGATCTCGAGCAGCGGCTTTCCGGGCAGCCGGGTCGAAGCGTAGCGGGCCGGAATGGCCGCCGCGATACGGGGGGGGTGTGAGGACGGGGGCACGTCCCAATCTACGTGCTCCCCGCGGCACTGTCAACGGCGTCACGGCGTGAGAAGATGCGGTGACGTTTCTGCGACGAGCCGATTTCTCGCGTGGCTGTGAAGACCGCGGTCGGCCCGTCCCGATCGAACCCCTGCGCCTTCGGTCCATGCGATCCCTCGCCTTCAAGGCCCCCCGCCCCGGGGAGCCGTCTCCGTCCGCCGAAGATCCGGCGCAGCTCGGCTTCGAGTTGAAGTATGCCTTCGATCGCTGGTCCCTTGGCGTTGTCGAGAGTCATCTCGCGGCGGCCTGTCGGCGCGATCCGGAGCACCCGAGCAATACGGTGGTCAGCGTCTATTTCGATACTCCCGATCTGGTGCTGTTGCGGCAGAAGGCAGACAGCCTCTATCTCAAAACCAAGCTTCGCCTGCGCTGGTATCGCTCCCCCGGAGCGCCTCCCTCGCAGGCTTTCTGGGAGCTCAAGCGGCGGGTCGGCAACCGGCGCTCGAAGCGGCGTTGGCCCACCACTCTCGAGGGGGCGGCGATCGAACGGCGATCCTTCGCGGCTCTCGCCAGCTTGCCGATGCCCCCCGACCTGTTGGCCGAAGAGCTGCCCTGGCCGTTGTTGCCGATCCTCCAGGTCGCCTATCGCCGTCGTCGCTATGTCGATCCCCACGGCGGCGTGCGCATGAGCTGCGACAGCGCCATCACCGCGGAGCGCGGGCACCCCCTCCTCGGCAGGAGCCGTCGCGGGGTCCTCGCCGGCGGCGTGGTGGAGGCCAAGGGGAGTCGTGCGGTGGCGCCGCCGTGTCTGCAGGGGTTGTTTGGGCGATTGTGTTTTCGCAGCTCTTTTTCGAAGT
This sequence is a window from Acidobacteriota bacterium. Protein-coding genes within it:
- a CDS encoding HAD family hydrolase, translating into MKLSADDFASRARALRWLLLDVDGVLTDGRLFYVGSGEDPMIFHVRDGLAIKLAREQGLGVGILSGRGGPALDRRVHELGLDPVVTRCSDKGPAFEKIVARLGLTAEQVAYVGDDLQDLPAIRRCGLSFCPADAAAEVRAAVDVVLSAAGGHGAIREMIELILSEGDRWRALAQRLHDG
- a CDS encoding CTP synthase is translated as MTTKYIFVTGGVVSSLGKGVAAASVGAILEARGFSVTMMKLDPYVNVDPGTMSPYQHGEVFVTEDGAETDLDLGHYERFTHTVTSKRHNYTTGKIYEKVINKERRGDYLGKTVQVIPHVTDEIKDAMRRVADGHDVVIVEIGGTIGDIESLPFVEAIRQFRQELGRSNAINLHLTLVPYIAAADELKTKPTQHSVRELRAIGISADVLLCRVDRPLPDELRRKIALFCNVDPDQVIAAVDVPSIYEVPLTFCREGLDETILQLLNLPQYERDMSRWEVLVNRIKNPHHRVRIGIVGKYVELPDAYKSLNEALLHGGIANDAAVELVYINAEEIETGNWPQEIFEVDGLLVPIGFGQRGTEGKIRAMRFARERKVPMFGICLGMQCMVIEFARNVCGIEGATSSEFDADTDHAVIFKLRDLLGVEEMGGTMRLGAYPCHLQEGTHAHRIYGQGQISERHRHRYEVNQKYLQPLVDHGLTVSGLSPDGKFVEMVELEDHPWYLGCQFHPEYKSKPTEPHPLFVSYIAAALEHHDRRQRAEGEEAALPLVTESAPVEAQPAPLAERLESAGEKALAEGVTPDRR
- a CDS encoding VTC domain-containing protein; this translates as MRSLAFKAPRPGEPSPSAEDPAQLGFELKYAFDRWSLGVVESHLAAACRRDPEHPSNTVVSVYFDTPDLVLLRQKADSLYLKTKLRLRWYRSPGAPPSQAFWELKRRVGNRRSKRRWPTTLEGAAIERRSFAALASLPMPPDLLAEELPWPLLPILQVAYRRRRYVDPHGGVRMSCDSAITAERGHPLLGRSRRGVLAGGVVEAKGSRAVAPPCLQGLFGRLCFRSSFSKYDACYRSLT
- the kdsB gene encoding 3-deoxy-manno-octulosonate cytidylyltransferase, with amino-acid sequence MPPSSHPPRIAAAIPARYASTRLPGKPLLEIAGKTMIEHVYRRAAAVPELSRVVVLTDDERIADKVRSFGGEVEMTPEDCASGSDRIAWAARRWEEDGILNVQGDEPLIDPRAIGRLAHHLQTRPDDPIATLAAPAEAGDLDDPNTVKVVLDRFGYALYFSRSAIPYRRGPNDDDREPITPRKHLGIYGYQREALLELAGLAPSPLERSESLEQLRALENGLRIRVLEVAGAAPGVDTASDLKRIEELLSTTAAGALEDRGRGQ
- a CDS encoding KpsF/GutQ family sugar-phosphate isomerase codes for the protein MSAKSTNPAPHRGRPPREVAREVFTTEANAIAGLIDQLDERFDQTVELIRQAPGRVVCTGMGKSGLVLKKIAATLSSTGTPALFLHPAEAVHGDLGVIVPGDVVLAASFSGATEELLRLVGTVKRLGIPLIVMTGNPESPLSQHADLHLSAAIDREACPLNLAPTASTTATLALGDALAMALLEARGFSSEDFARLHPAGSLGKRLMRVRELMHAGDDLPRVTASAALRDAIYEMSRKGLGITAVVDADGKLLACISDGDLRRLLAEDSDPLGRTAVEVGRPGPRTIGGDELAAAALKEMEDHRITSLFVTAEDGHLDGIVHLHDLWGLELF
- the kdsA gene encoding 3-deoxy-8-phosphooctulonate synthase, yielding MSVSPVEVAPVELAPGVVLGGPGPLPVIAGPCAIESEERTLETAHRVAAMARRLALPVIFKASFDKANRSSLGSFRGVGLDAGLRILRRVGEETGLPLLTDIHEPAQAAPVAEVCDVLQIPAFLCRQTDLIVAAADTGRAVNLKKGQFIAPTDMHRAVDKARQRGNDRITVTERGYSFGYNNLVVDMRSFAMLHEAGIAVIYDVTHSLQLPGAGEESGGDRRFAEPLARAAVAAGADGLFLEIHPDPENALSDSTVQLAPERAEALLGSLRALREALL
- a CDS encoding lysophospholipid acyltransferase family protein, with product MAEPSRKPIRARLIGGAIIALSAVLGRLSWRSAQRFGRIFGRLSWVLGRRDRRRTDDHLALALPELSAKERLRLAKQCFLHQGMNLAELLHLRHRDCGDLEPLIAVEGWEHIAALQAAGQPILVVSGHCGNWETLAMVANCRGLEMAVVARVFDEANVQQIMVDLRRRFGSATIERGAPGAARLLLTTLRRGGALAMLIDQDTKVDGVFVPFFGRLAFTPVGAAKIALRPGVVTVPTFAERLPDGRPKVTFHPPLELPSDATEATAAITRAIEEQVRRRPEQWVWMHRRWRRRPADED